TACATTGGTGTGAAGTCATTGCGGGCGGGTAAATCCGATATGACCGCGCAGCCGACTGTGGAGGCGGGCGATCAAAAACGCCAGTCGATCTCCAAGTCGTTCTTTCTCGGTTTTGCAGCCAATGCTCTCAATCCGAAACCGGTGTTTTTCTTCCTGTCGATCTTCTCCACGGTGGTCAGCGTTCATACGCCGATCGCGGTTAAGTTCGGCTATGGCCTCGTGATGGCGACCTGCCTGATCACCTGGTTTGTCGGCGTCAGTATTTTCATGACGACGCCGAAAATGCGTGCGGCCTTTTCACGCGCCAGCCAATGGATCGACCGCATCAGCGGTGCAGTCTTCATTGTGCTTGGTTTGAAGCTTGCGACGGAAAAGGCCAGTTAATGTGAGCGCTTTGCGCTTGTCTCATGCGGGCCTTGGCCCTGTCTGTTCGTGATTTTGCCGGTACCCACAATGATGGGCGGCATAACGTTTGATGTGAAGGAATGATTGAATGGCATATGATCTTGTTGTCATCGGTAGCGGCCCCGGCGGTTATGTCTGCGCGATCAAGGCTGCCCAGCTTGGAATGAAGGTGGCGGTTGTCGAGAAGCGTGCCACCTATGGCGGCACCTGCCTCAATATCGGCTGCATTCCATCGAAAGCCCTGCTGCATGCGTCCGAAATGTTCCACCATGCCGCCCATGGCATGG
This region of Agrobacterium vitis genomic DNA includes:
- a CDS encoding LysE family translocator, which gives rise to MHPYLFELASLMAIFAFAIVSPGADLAMVMRQSLVHGRREAIITSFGVGSSLMFHVTYTILGLGLIISQSIYLFNIVKWCGVAYLLYIGVKSLRAGKSDMTAQPTVEAGDQKRQSISKSFFLGFAANALNPKPVFFFLSIFSTVVSVHTPIAVKFGYGLVMATCLITWFVGVSIFMTTPKMRAAFSRASQWIDRISGAVFIVLGLKLATEKAS